The Chrysiogenia bacterium genome includes a region encoding these proteins:
- a CDS encoding O-acetyl-ADP-ribose deacetylase translates to MQRKVGNAVIELIEGDITKVRADALVTAANSGLRGGGGVDGAIHRAAGPRLLEACRAIGGCPTGSAVITPAFDLESGGVRHVVHAVGPIWNGGAKGEEALLRGAYRTSLEVAAKAGCTSIAFPSISTGVYGYPIALAAPVAISEVASFLRGSSSIERVVFALFGSEAFGHFERALHEFL, encoded by the coding sequence ATGCAGCGAAAGGTCGGAAACGCCGTCATTGAGCTCATCGAAGGCGACATCACGAAGGTCCGGGCCGATGCACTCGTGACGGCTGCCAATTCGGGCCTTCGCGGCGGGGGCGGAGTGGACGGCGCCATCCACCGGGCCGCCGGCCCAAGACTGCTGGAGGCCTGCCGGGCCATCGGGGGCTGCCCGACCGGCAGCGCGGTCATCACGCCCGCCTTTGATCTCGAGAGCGGCGGGGTCCGCCACGTTGTTCATGCCGTGGGCCCCATCTGGAACGGGGGCGCCAAGGGTGAGGAAGCACTGCTCCGCGGCGCCTACCGCACCAGCCTGGAAGTGGCCGCCAAGGCGGGCTGCACTTCCATCGCCTTCCCCTCCATCAGCACCGGGGTCTACGGCTACCCGATTGCGCTGGCCGCTCCGGTAGCGATCTCCGAGGTGGCTTCCTTCCTCAGGGGGTCTTCCTCCATCGAGCGCGTCGTCTTCGCCCTTTTCGGCAGCGAGGCGTTCGGACACTTCGAACGGGCTCTCCACGAATTTCTCTGA